Genomic DNA from Candidatus Binatia bacterium:
CGGATGACCTCGTTCGACGTCCCGGCGTCGTCGTTCATCACCGGGCCCAACACGAAGCCGGGATTGATCACGGCCAGCTCGAAGCGCCGGTTCGGAGGCAGGGTCTGCACGAATGCCCAGGCGGCACGTTCCGCCAGGGTCTTGCTTTTCGGGTAAGGAGGAGAGCGATCGGGGTTGGACCAGTCCGCCTCGGTGCGAACTTTGCGTTCGCCGGGATCGTGTCCGGAAGCGACGGCGGCCACCGACGACGTGAGCACGACCCGCTTCACCGTGCCGCTCTCGGCACAGGCGCTCAGCACCCGCTTCGTGCCGTCGACCGCGGGACGGATCAAGTCCATCTCGTCCCTGGGCGCGGCGGGCGGGAACGGCGAGGCGACGTGTTGAACGTAGGTGCACCCCGCCACCGCGTCCTTCCATCCGGCATCGCTGCCGAGATCGGCCTCCACAAGGTCGAGCGAACCGCCGGTACGTTCCGCCAGCGTGCGCAGATGCGCCGTCTTCTCGGGAGCGTTCAGGTTACGCACGGTGCCCCGCACCCTGTAGCCGTGCTCG
This window encodes:
- a CDS encoding aldehyde reductase; this encodes MTSAANDSLVLVTGASGFIAGHCVRELIEHGYRVRGTVRNLNAPEKTAHLRTLAERTGGSLDLVEADLGSDAGWKDAVAGCTYVQHVASPFPPAAPRDEMDLIRPAVDGTKRVLSACAESGTVKRVVLTSSVAAVASGHDPGERKVRTEADWSNPDRSPPYPKSKTLAERAAWAFVQTLPPNRRFELAVINPGFVLGPVMNDDAGTSNEVIRKLLRREMPACPHIGFAPVDVRDIAIAHRLAMEQPHAAGNRYICAGDHVWIEDMAKVLAAEFNPQGYRVPTGRLPYWLMWIIARFDKTVRLALDYVDREEAVSSAKAQRELGWSMRPLHESVVDTGHSLIAHGIVPARG